A window of the Besnoitia besnoiti strain Bb-Ger1 chromosome VI, whole genome shotgun sequence genome harbors these coding sequences:
- a CDS encoding 3-oxo-5-alpha-steroid 4-dehydrogenase (encoded by transcript BESB_068520) produces MRVSLKKRNGKFIDAFELNDDCTVGEFKQLFYQKFHYYPERQWWTVGKAKGAPIKGDGPLAAYGVTDGSTLIFKDLGVQISWRLVFVLEYLGPLLIFLFFYCCPTLIYGVHAPPEKCLVQKVAFWLTMFHYMKRELETLFVHRFSSSTMPIVNVPINCGHYWGLFGALVGYFLFHPKYQPMWRDDQPLVIYGLAAIMVGFELLNFKTHLILRGLRARGTRQRGIPCGWGFDLVSCANYFWETLCWITFSILVSCLTSWIFTLVGFMKMTEWAMKKQRNYRNEFKDYPKNRRAIIPFIL; encoded by the exons ATGAGGGTCTCGCTCAAGAAACGCAACGGCAAGTTCATCGACGCTTTCGAGCTGAACGATGACTGCACGGTCGGTGAATTCAAGCAGCTCTTCTACCAAAAGT TCCATTACTACCCAGAGAGGCAATGGTGGACGGTCGGAAAGGCGAAGGGAGCGCCGATCAAGGGTGACGGTCCTCTCGCCGCGTATGGCGTGACCGACGGCTCGACTCTCATCTTCAAAGACCTCG GCGTGCAGATTTCGTGGCGGCTGGTGTTCGTTCTCGAGTACTTGGGGCCTCTCTTGatcttccttttcttctaCTGCTGCCCAACTCTAATTTACGGCGTACACGCGCCCCCGGAGAAGTGTTTGGTTCAGAA GGTGGCCTTCTGGCTGACGATGTTTCACTACATGAAGCGCGAGCTGGAGACGCTCTTCGTGCATCgattcagcagcagcaccaTGCCGATCGTCAACGTCCCGATCAACTGCGGACACTACTGGGGCCTCTTCGGTGCCCTCGTTGGCTACTTCCTCTTCCACCCGAAATACCAACCGATGTGGCGTGACGATCAGCCCCTCGTCATCTACGGGCTTGCCGCGATCATGGTG GGCTTCGAGCTGCTGAACTTCAAGACGCATCTGATTCTTCGCGGCTTGCGTGCGCGCGGCACCCGCCAGCGAGGCATCCCCTGTGGCTGGGGATTCGATCTCGTCAGCTGCGCAAACTACTTCTGGGAAACCCTTTGCTGGATCACCTTCTCTATCCTCGTCTCGTGCCTGACAT CCTGGATCTTCACGTTGGTCGGTTTCATGAAAATGACTGAGTGGGCAAtgaagaagcagcgaaaCTACCGCAACGAGTTTAAGGACTACCCTAA gAACCGCCGGGCGATTATTCCTTTTATCTTGTAA
- a CDS encoding hypothetical protein (encoded by transcript BESB_068530) has translation MLGRRCSYDSFLPPHHGQNGNGFGALSFDPTMANLIARANSQGQADQLASRFPSLSSKGSGDYNGSRDLFVHSGIPFLLDSQGGSSAGSDMPSGGGFGTDSTVGGHADILANASGQRHGLRRAGTDSSCGDRPSRGHSFCRTDSAGSDQPLILLSKTEDSTSFGAGQLEEGGPLSFFSQGPSVLQTSESEASSSSMSTLPRPTFSVVDSCSTTGSMENLMNQTGNSAQVQGPGSRFGERVPQISQSPASSASNNQGSRGDSFFSAPAQRPQINRTDDSQRASVGSVPAEYLGPWQGNTQMQVAPEQYRVVYPHQSQVADGQRKWEAGAGQYQAPAGTPYAGTAYHWSADWFGAEQRQQQHSGTGKGSVSFGQNGSEGASEGVLNKIEDHTRDSGVMSLTTDAHFSAGQSEAVSPASSAPSDKSSVVRRVAAVDELASSALEGGQHGLSPAGSIFSSSTSSLAAPTGNCTATTSTGISAEASCHGSLAAPDEASIVPSRTTGTSTSSETGDSHSEGGEGSEGGDRCITELTKGNRCIRGAPRATVQQLYGQTYDLEALALEIDRTSLDAMDTGEIRRDYYPGVKFPVGDLGRKLLLIAVREKMEAGTCGQLKFLTLTDLFRLAYELGMWSFALKVSMAYKAGGLRIPKGGLGSGARGGSGRDELWCAKENRRRRKGRKGNRSRTKSGNSRVAKAEHDDEVEDEDEEEPVGNIEWPLPGRFQGSSDVVYPAEGKSDVNVGRFASEADSEGEKEWSLEDRAANYPHRMPGGQLERGEPTEAGQLGGQSARAHSEFVAGREPVHFTGFLTEEESHSVAHERQLTGEQVSQQSQTVEGQWDFHSLMNRERGGGASQWPSHVQLRDEEAGVEDTETQSLKHLRTGGRPTRTKRGKKRTRGRAFEGNEDGTMKWDTDGQGSMVVRYDSERSVEGSFNGGSSVSAEGQPSTGIGFIHPESEELEPASMMAGETGARASALKTARLDGGSSRSFGRDGGAASASFHMAPAAQGFQSLQTGGSPDVTLLSPGQVASLSSAADGRELSATVGGLLPPPSDAVDSNCHGSSPLADFGTADLYFYGQLGDGRQRAVASADMDASTLGGERNGDLKAFGPPADGAEYRLDGRHPNDEEGGEQSMRGARAFCRVTDHRDVTLGDWADRNPA, from the exons ATGCTGGGACGGCGTTGCTCCTATGACAGCTTTCTTCCTCCCCACCACGGCCAGAATGGGAACGGGTTTGGAGCCCTCTCCTTTGACCCCACGATGGCAAACCTCATCGCACGAGCAAACTCGCAAGGTCAGGCGGACCAGCTGGCATCCAGATTTCCGTCGCTGTCTTCAAAAGGCTCCGGCGACTACAACGGGTCGCGCGACCTGTTCGTTCATTCGGGAATTCCGTTTCTTTTAGACAGCCAAGGGGGCAGTTCTGCAGGATCAGATATGCCAAGTGGAGGCGGGTTTGGTACAGATTCAACTGTTGGAGGCCACGCAGACATCTTGGCAAATGCTTCGGGACAGCGGCATGGACTCAGACGGGCTGGAACAGATAGCAGCTGCGGGGACCGACCGTCGCGTGGACACAGTTTCTGCCGGACTGATTCAGCGGGGTCGGATCAGCCTCTTATACTGCTTTCGAAGACGGAAGACTCTACTTCATTTGGGGCTGGCCAGTTGGAAGAG GGTGGCCCGCTTTCTTTCTTTAGTCAAGGTCCGTCAGTGCTTCAGACATCGGAATCCGAGGCCAGTTCCTCGTCAATGAGTACATTGCCGAGGCCAACCTTTTCTGTGGTGGACTCGTGTTCCACGACAGGCAGCATGGAGAACCTAATGAACCAAACTGGAAATTCCGCTCAGGTGCAGGGCCCGGGATCTCGCTTCGGTGAGCGAGTGCCACAGATATCTCAATCGCCTGCTTCAAGTGCGTCGAACAACCAAGGGAGTCGGGGCGACAGCTTCTTTTCAGCCCCGGCTCAGCGACCACAGATCAATAGAACCGACGATTCACAAAGGGCATCCGTGGGAAGTGTGCCAGCTGAGTACTTGGGGCCGTGGCAGGGGAACACGCAGATGCAGGTGGCGCCCGAACAATATCGCGTCGTTTACCCGCATCAAAGTCAGGTTGCGGACGGGCAGAGAAAGTGggaagcaggcgcaggaCAATACCAGGCTCCTGCAGGCACGCCTTACGCGGGAACTGCGTACCACTGGTCCGCAGATTGGTTCGGTGCAgaacagcgacagcagcagcacagcGGTACCGGGAAAGGCAGTGTGTCTTTCGGTCAGAATGGCTCTGAAGGCGCTAGCGAAGGTGTTCTAAACAAGATCGAGGATCACACTAGAG ATTCTGGGGTGATGTCGCTGACAACTGATGCACACTTCTCGGCAGGTCAATCTGAAGCTGTTTCGCCTGCATCATCCGCCCCTTCGGACAAAAGCTCTGTCGTCCGTCGAGTGGCTGCGGTTGATGAGCTCGCGTCATCGGCCCTAGAGGGGGGACAGCATGGGCTGTCGCCAGCGGGTAGCATTTTCAGTTCGTCAACGTCTTCTTTGGCTGCACCGACTGGAAACTGTACTGCAACAACTTCGACTGGCATCTCGGCCGAGGCCAGCTGTCATGGCTCACTCGCGGCTCCTGATGAAGCTAGTATTGTGCCGAGTCGAACTACGGGTACCAGCACTAGCAGTGAAACGGGTGACTCGCATTCGGAGGGTGGAGAAGGGTCTGAAGGTGGGGATCGGTGCATTACAGAGCTCACGAAGGGGAACAGGTGCATACGTGGAGCTCCTCGAGCCACAGTGCAGCAACTATATGGTCAGACGTATGATTTGGAGGCGTTGGCGCTCGAGATTGATCGCACGTCGCTGGATGCAATGGACACAGGGGAAATCAGGAGAGACTACTACCCGGGAGTAAAGTTCCCAGTTGGAGATCTAGGACGCAAGCTGCTGTTGATCGCCGTGCGAGAGAAAATGGAG GCGGGTACTTGCGGGCAGCTAAAATTCCTGACGTTAACTGACTTATTCCGGTTGGCGTATGAGCTGGGCATGTGGAGCTTCGCATTGAAAGTATCGATGGCGTACAAAGCGGGAGGCCTCCGTATCCCCAAGGGCGGTTTGGGAAGCGGCGCAAGAGGAGGAAGTGGAAGGGATGAGCTGTGGTGTGCCAAGGAGAACCGGCGACGCCGAAagggaagaaaaggaaatCGATCCAGAACGAAATCGGGGAACAGCCGGGTTGCTAAAGCAGAGCATGACGACGAAGTAGAAgatgaagatgaagaagagccCGTGGGAAATATTGAGTGGCCCTTGCCCGGACGGTTTCAAGGATCCAGCGACGTGGTTTACCCTGCTGAAGGAAAAAGTGACGTTAATGTGGGGCGTTttgcgagcgaggcggatagcgaaggagagaaagaatGGAGCTTGGAAGATAGAGCAGCGAACTATCCTCATCGCATGCCGGGAGGACAGCTCGAGAGGGGGGAACCAACTGAGGCGGGTCAGCTCGGAGGACAGTCAGCGCGAGCTCACTCAGAATTCGTTGCAGGCCGCGAGCCCGTCCATTTCACCGGATTTCTCACGGAAGAAGAATCCCATTCCGTGGCTCATGAACGACAACTCACGGGTGAACAGGTGTCACAGCAGTCACAAACAGTAGAAGGGCAGTGGGACTTTCACAGTCTGATGAACCGGGAAAGGGGAGGTGGAGCGTCTCAGTGGCCAAGCCATGTGCAGCTACGAGATGAGGAAGCAGGTGTGGAAGATACAGAAACTCAGTCATTGAAGCACCTGCGTACAGGAGGAAGGCCCACCCGAACTAAGCGGGGTAAAAAGCGAACGCGAGGTAGAGCTTTCGAAGGGAACGAAGACGGAACGATGAAGTGGGACACAGATGGGCAAGGCTCGATGGTGGTGAGGTACGACAGCGAGCGTTCAGTTGAAGGTTCGTTCAACGGAGGCAGCAGTGTCTCGGCGGAAGGGCAACCTAGTACCGGAATCGGGTTCATTCATCCGGAGTCCGAAGAACTCGAACCGGCTTCGATGATGGCGGGAGAAACAGGTGCCCGAGCGAGCGCATTAAAAACGGCTAGGCTGGACGGAGGATCAAGCCGCAGCTTCGgtcgcgacggcggagctGCAAGCGCAAGCTTTCATATGGCACCGGCCGCGCAGGGATTTCAGTCTCTTCAGACGGGGGGTAGCCCTGACGTTACACTTCTATCACCGGGCCAGGTAGCAAGTCTGTCCAGCGCTGCCGATGGACGGGAACTGAGTGCCACGGTGGgcggcctgctgccgccACCCTCTGATGCAGTAGATAGTAACTGCCACGGGTCGAGCCCTCTGGCAGACTTTGGGACGGCAGACTTGTATTTTTACGGGCAGCTGGGAGACGGCCGCCAGAGGGCCGTTGCTTCAGCAGACATGGACGCCTCCACTCTTGGGGGGGAGAGGAACGGGGATCTCAAGGCCTTCGGACCGCCGGCAGACGGGGCCGAGTACAGGTTAGATGGACGGCACCCGAatgacgaagaaggcggagagcaATCCATGAGAGGTGCCCGAGCGTTTTGCCGCGTAACTGACCACCGCGATGTCACACTCGGCGACTGGGCAGACAGGAATCCAGCGTAG